Genomic window (Fibrobacter sp. UBA4297):
CAAGGATGCAAACTTTACGGTCACTGAAGACAACGCTAAGCAGATCGGTATCATCGTGGGTACTAGCGAAGGCGGCCTCGGTGCCACTTACGATTTCGAGGAACTCATTGCCGAAGCTGGTAATGCTGGCGGTAGCGCCTTTAAGTTCCCTCACACAGTTTATAATGCCGCCGGTGGCTACCTCTCGATTCTCTCTGGAATTAAGGGCTACGGCGTCACCATCACGACGGGTCCGCTCTCCGGTCTCGATAGCATCGGCTACTCCATGAACGTCATCCACGACGGTCAGGAAGAGGCTATGATGGCTACGGGTACGGACGAAAACCTCCCGATTATCACTGAACTTTGCCAGAAGATGAACGTCGCTGCCGACAAGGTGGTGGAACCGTATTCCAACTCCAATGGCTTTGTAGTGGGCGATGGCTCCGTTTCTATCATCATGGAAACCGAAGACTACGCCAAGTCCCGTGGCGCAAAGGTTTACTGCTATGCCCTCGGTTACGGCAATGGCCGCAAGAACGTGAAGTTCGGTCACATCTCCGGTTCTGACGAAGCTCTTGACCTTGCTATCAAGGACGCCCTCAACGATGCTGGTATCGGCATTGACGAAATTGACGCTGTCTGCGGTTTTGCAAACGGCTTCAAGAAGATTGACGATATCGAAAAGGGTGCATACGCACGCGTGTTTGGCGACAAGCTTGCAAGCCTCCCGCTCTTCCAGGTGAAGGAACGTGTGGGCGAAGGCCGTGCCGCTTCTGCTACACTCGCCGCTGCCGAAGCTGCGCTCATGCTCGGTGGTGAACTTGCCGAAGAAAACGCCTACTTTATTGCAAATGGCGAAGTCACAAAGAAGAAGGTCGCAACAGCGGGCTTCAAGAAAATCTTGGTCACTTCCTTTGCAACGGGCGGTTCTTACAGCGCCGTTGTTCTCGGTAAATAATTTTTTGAAGGAGAATTTATAATGAAAGTTGCAATCGTTACTGGTTCTTCTAAGGGGATTGGCAAGGCTTGTGCCCTCCGCCTCGCTCGTGACGGCTACACGGTCGTCGTAAACTATTCTAGCTCTGATGCTGCCGCTCAGCAGACTTTGGACCAAATCAAGTCCGAAGGTGGCGACGGCATGATTTACAAGGCTAACGTTGCCGTGCTTGCCGAAGTCAAGCAGATGGTGCGCGATGTTTTCAAAGCCTACGGCCGCATTGATGTTCTCGTGAACAATGCCGGTATTGTTCGCGATGAATACCTCCTTATGATGAATCCGGACACGCTTGACAAGTGCTTTGACTTGAACGTGAAGGGCTACTTCTACTGCGCACAGCAGGTCGCTGTCAAGATGTACAAGCAGAAGTCTGGCGTTATCATCAACATGTCTTCTGTTTCTTCCAAGTTCGCACTCGCGGGCCAGGCTGTTTACAGTGCTACAAAGGGCGCCGTGAACTCCTTTACGCAGACGCTCGCCAAGGAACTCGGCGGTTACGGCATCCGCGTGAACGCAGTCGCTCCGGGCTTTGTCGCTACTGAAATGATCGAAGCCATCCCGGAAGAAACCCGCAAGGGCTACCTCGAAAAGGTGCCGCTCAAGCGCTTTGCCTCTGCTGACGAAGTCGCAAACGTCGTTTCTGCTCTCGCTTCTGACCAGTTCGCTTATGTGACGGGTCAGGTCAT
Coding sequences:
- a CDS encoding SDR family NAD(P)-dependent oxidoreductase, with product MKVAIVTGSSKGIGKACALRLARDGYTVVVNYSSSDAAAQQTLDQIKSEGGDGMIYKANVAVLAEVKQMVRDVFKAYGRIDVLVNNAGIVRDEYLLMMNPDTLDKCFDLNVKGYFYCAQQVAVKMYKQKSGVIINMSSVSSKFALAGQAVYSATKGAVNSFTQTLAKELGGYGIRVNAVAPGFVATEMIEAIPEETRKGYLEKVPLKRFASADEVANVVSALASDQFAYVTGQVIVLDGGLSL